DNA sequence from the Coffea eugenioides isolate CCC68of chromosome 9, Ceug_1.0, whole genome shotgun sequence genome:
acAGTAACCAACATTCTCCTTCCAGTGTTCGGTGATCACCTCGATGGGTAATACTCAAGCATACTAATAAACGGTACCCAAGAACTATCAACATACTCAACCGAGCCTGTTGCTTGCCCAAATAGCCGATTGTTGATAGCATTTGGACCCAAAACGGTCAAGCACAATTAACAGTAGTAGTTAAACAATTAATAGCTCCTAATAGCAGTgtgcaaaatcaaaaaatttcgATTTACTAACTGAATtcaaattgaattcaaaatttttgaaatcagTAATTCAAAATTTGGAACTGAAATCGGGTTTTTCGATTTCAAATTATGCGAATTTGGTTCGAATTCAATAATGGAATTtttgtgaggacttgaaaaattcgttcatattttcttaaaattctctttttattttgattaagttaatttataatttctttactACTAATTTATTTCCTTAATAGTTGtattaaataataaaatcgagaatttacttttactttttaaaTAGTGTAAGCTAGGGTTGTGGCATATTCGTATAGTGTGATcgattggtgaggtgtgtgcactaaatttgcTGGATAAGAGAGGGTATTAGGCAAGAGGAAGTATGTGATTAAAAAGTGCTAAGAGTAAGTCAGTGAaccataagttaaaacaaaagcaCAAGAAAGTTAAGAAAGTAGGCTTCAACTGACTAGCGCCATTTGTACCGGTCGAAGACACCACTTGACCGAGACTTTCTAACcctaatcttcttattttcctttcatttatccTTCCCTAACATTTATCCTAGGgtggccgaaattcttgaccaaggaaaatgagagaaaagaaaaaaaaatagaggaaaAACCTTGGCTCGCCAAATGTTGGTGATCCAAGGCTTGTTTGACCCAAAGAcattcttccttcttatctttcctctAGCcacaattttccttcatttctttcttgtcttggccgagagtgaggagaggaaaagagagaagaaaaatgtgacggccccacctccccctaaggcgtaccaaagggttcggcgggtcgcctgcctaactctcgccgggactcagtcatacctcaatcaaatccgaaataaaaccccaagatcaaacgaaataataatccaaaacttaaagtgaaacttatatacatttctatctcaaaagggagtacaaatatcgaatatacaaaggttctcaattcgtcatacatccagcccgtgccaagctctagagcgagaaccattacaaacctaaaaaactagactaggctaacctacactggaCTCTCGTCCTggctcgcatcccctgttaaggaaaacaaaactaaaggggtgagctaaaagctcagtgaggttctgaacacataggcaaacaaTAAATCCAATGCATTCACTACATAtcaccaataattcaagatatatgtacaatataaaacaataaacacattcattaaaaggatacgggctcacagggagccattcattcgttcgttcattcgttctcctgtcatttccccttattcctccaatcatttgaaaatgtattttttaaagtaaaaccctcgttcgttcattcattttgttCACCCccttcctggacgttggccaggctccaccagaattcaaggtaatactcgagtatatcaaattcacccagggtcaccatatcgtccgaccgaatccgcttctggctcgagtcgatcggtaacgaagggcagggcccagttcagccaaaaggcttacatacATGTGCATATAAttgttcaatcattgaaaatttcacaatcatttaggtcgagtgcgataaagtacacactcgcctagaaaactcgttttggcaatCATTAAGAGCAATTAACACATTACCAAACAATAACAACtagccatgaagtcaaggaaaatatagcaacaaagaacactcacctatttaagcaaaataacgtccaaagtttccttccggatactgtgacgcccccacttctcccaagggcgaacccaagggtatccgtgggacgcctgcccaactcttgccaggactcggtacaatttcccttcaaacttaagaataaccgatcgatactaaaagtcgaagatataaaggaaagtcaattccttaataatcgttcaagtcttacaccataagttaccaaaatatcttacattacaaaaatatacagcttccaaaagttgtctaaacgaatacattcaaaattctaatcaaaagggccATCAAATCGACCTCTCCACAATTCCTTCCATTTTAGctcctgttaaagaaaacaaatctaacggggtgagcaaatgctcgtgaggccaagaaaacatgcaacaCGCATAGTCCAAATAACAATAGCACTTACGCAAGAATGACAGCTATAATATTCAGGTGATTCACAATTTATACTAAGATACCCTCGAataggatacaggagctcttaTGAGCTAATTTCTATTTGTTTTGTCAAAGTTCAGTCCAATACTTCCTTGTGATGACATTCCATCACCCGATTAGGTAATCAAGTCCGTAGAATTTCACTTTTTCAAGTATGATTCCGAGTcaacatgagaggtacctcccacccgaatcggtgtggtacatgctatcgctcagggaatCAATTACATGTTTAGGGTTcttgagtcgacatgagaggtaacTCCCatccgaatcggtgtggtacatgctatcgcttagtggtcgatgagacatcgctccaatcgacttatactttatttatagttttgagtcgacatgagaggtaccttccacccgaatcggtgtggtacatgctatcgctccgAGAACCATTTAtagcactgagacggtatgagaggtacctcctactcagattggtgtggtacatgctatccgCTCAGAGCTCAtgagttaaacatattcatgtacaattaccaattaTTGTTTATGgttttgagtcgacatgagaggtacctcccacccgaatcggtgtggtacatactatcgctcagggaaccgagtatagcactgagtcgggatgagaggtacctcccacccgaatcggtgtggtacatgcttcccCTCAGAGCTTACGAGTTAAACATGTCTATGAACAGTTACCGATCATGTGTATCCATGTAACAAGTAACGCATAATTAAAGGAAAGAGAGAACGAGGGTGTCCCCGCGTATATACACATAAGTCGAGGAGgctcactccactcgacatcacaaCACAAATATGGTTGGCAATaacaacacttcacttaattcctaTAACAATTCATTTCACACAATTCGAAAATCAATTCACATAGCACATTTTAACTGTAGCATTCCCCAAAGGAGAACGAgcgcgataaaatacacactcatCTCAACAAatttacgtatcatgtataacacttgtacaattcacatTTCAATTACATAAGtatttaacatgcacttgacactcaccaagtaaacaagaagaaacggcactcgaagttcaagcgtccaccgtgggatcctcttgaagttcctcttgtgtgcctgagcaattaataaggaTTTATCACTCAAAACCCCCAATTATTACAAAGATTGTACTTAATGCATAATCTAAGAAAATCCCAAAGAAAACGAATCCCAACCACTCGTAAATCGGGGTTCAAAGATGGGATTTTAATGCACAAAAGCAATTGAGATttcatcttggaaatcaagtttaatacATTCAAGTAACATCAaaggaataaggagaattcAAAAATCTCTATTTCCTTAAGACTCGGAAATTTAAGTTTTGgtacgagatctttgaaaaacCGTATCTCattctttacaagtccaaaattggaaaacttggtaccgttggaaacctcttccaaagtactaaaagttcctagaataaacttctctaagattccaaatggaaaacattcaaaatgagctcaaagtcgctgttttggttcataaggcagatttaagttggtttttggccaactttgaaaattcagcaaaattcacttgattggaactagcCTTTAAAATTTCTAACTCTAGTAGTGTtgtaatccaagtttacaacaaaataagtggaacgagaaacggagttttgagtaccaagatatagtagctcaaagttacccaaatttccttgttaaacaagggttttccaaaatcaagtcttgaactttggaaatttatttgagcaatgaaacggtctcagaataacaccaaaattagcagtataataccaccatataagggttgtccctctaccaaatttcatggcactacaagaaatatatttttcagTGACAAAAATTTATGTGACAACAAAAATCTTGTCACAGATAACCTAATTCAGTGACGACATTAGGTGTCATCACAGATGAGTACAACACAAGCATAATCAGTGACAACATTGGAAGTTGTCATTCTCAACTCATCACGAAATAGTTGGCGCGCATCTCATTTGATGCCGCGGGAAATGATTTTATGACAACTCAAGTAAAGTCGTCACAAACGCTCTCTCTACAGTGACAACATAACTTGTTGTCATTGAAAGTCTACCCGGTTccaattttgtgacaactttttgcATCACTGTATACTACAGTATTTTCATCAActttcactaattctactatgacaccctaattttattttttagcccCCAATTCTTTTATATTAGCAAAAGCACCGAAgatatgacaccctaattttataatttagcccctattcattatgtattaacaaaatgcaaatgatataataacaaactatttttagatatttgtaatttttgctaagttgacataatagacatgtctgagcataaaatttttttcatgaattgtttattattacttataacaacccccaaaaatcaataactgaaataatttgaaaaagtgtaattgaatataatttgtagtctaatgttagcactgtgaaagattagtataacgtgtaatacatcataagtaataattattttcatatggaatgggtatatacgaaattaaaattattcagtaaaatatctgtcgtgcaataagattgagagttgtaacacatttaacagaatatttgattacatgtttcttttaatttattataaaaactaagtaatagacaaagagtaggataagcatgagtaagaagtgctatactgtatataagcaattctatagtattttcatcaaatttcactaattctactatggcaccctaattttattatttagccCCCAATTCTTTTATATGAGCAAAAGCACCGAAGATATGATaccctaattttataatttagcccATATTCATTACGTATTAGCAAACTGCAAATGATataataacaaactatttttagatatttgtaatttttgctaaGTTGACATAATAGACATGTCTGAGCATAAAAATTTTTTCACGAATTGTTTATTATTCCGtataacaacccccaaaaatcaataactgaaataatttgaaaaagtgtaattgaatataatttgtagtctaatgttagcactgtgaaagattagtataacgtgtaatacatcataagtaataattattttcatatggaatgggtatatacgaaattaaaattattcagtAAAATATCTGTTGTGCAATAAGATTGTGAGTTGCCACACATTTAACAgaatatttgattacatgtttcttttaatttattataaaaactaagtaatagacAAAGAGTAGTATAAGCATGAGTAAGAAGTGCTATACTGTATATAAGCGATTCTATGcatgttaaatttttgaaacatgttTTATTGTGTAAGTTTTATTGTAAGgtaatttcttaaataatttgtatattgAGTTGTCCAAACCCAAAAAGATGTATATAGACACAAAcaagcacacatatatatatatatacatgcacaaaaaagaaaccaatatcaaataatttatttgatatttatagatgagattaaggaaaaaaaaaagagattaagtatgaaaaaagaaacctgaaaaaaaaatttgaccagggaaaaaaaaaagaaaaaaaatgtatgaaGCTAAAGGTGTGAATCCTGGAATCTCAAAGATGTGCTtagatgccaaaaaaaaaagagcgccAGTCTGAAATCTGAAAGAGGCGCGAGGCGGGTGGCTGAAATCTctacaaaacgacgtcgtttttgGTTGTTCACACACAAACAAAAGTCTCGCCGCTTCTCTCTTCCAACACTTAGACAAATTTCATTCTCAGTCTTTCCTTCCTATGGTGAACTAACCCTTCCTTCCCGTAGATTCGAAATGCCGCTCGCCACCGTTAGCCGCTGAAGTCCGCCGCTATCCACCACCATCAGCAGCTGAAGTTTGCCGCTACCCAGCAACTTGAGCTTTATTCTTCAGCCTTTCCTTCACCACTGACGATGACCCTTTCTCCCCTCCATTGACCCGCAACCGCGTCGAAATGCCGCTCACCACCGTTAACCGCTGAAGTCCGCCGCTATCCACCACCATCAGCCGCTGAAGTCCGAGCTATCCAGCACCATAATTTATTCTTCAGCATTTCCTTCACCACTGACGATAGCCCTTTCTCCCCTCTATTGACCCGCAACCGCGTCGAGCTCTTTAGCACCAGCAAATCCGAGGCAATTGGGGAAAGCTATACATTTCTCAGGTAAGTTCAACTGAAGTTTGTTCTTTGTTCTTCATTTCCTTGCCATTTTCGAACCTACATTTTAATTTTCCCCTGTTTTTGTTAGCTCATTATCCAATGGCTTCTGTCCTGCCCCCGAAAGGCTTCATTTCCTTGCCATTATCCGAGGCAATTTGGGCTTCTGAAATGTTGCATTTTACATATTACTTTTCTTGATATATGATACTGATTTCATGGCTTTTCATATGAATTTTCATATTACTTTTATGGCTGCTTTTCATATGACTTGTAGCCTTAATTTTTGAAAAGGCTAGTTAACAAATTATTCTCTTTAGTTTGATATTAGAAAAGTATTTTGTACTAAAGGCTGATGTGTCTATATCTAGGACATGGATAAAACTTGGATGAAGATTAGCAATAGGAAGGACAAGGCTTATGAACTCGGAGTAAAAATTTCCTCAAGTTTGCATATTCtcaaaaagttgaaaatcaGAAAATCCCATGCCCATGTACACAATGCAATAATTTTTGTAACCAAACTAAAACAGTTGTGGAGGATCATTTATTGACTCAAGGCATTCGTAAAAGCTACACAAGATGGATACACCATGGGGAACAATTTCGACACCAAAATTGTGGGGATAGTACTAAACATGGGGATGGAGAGGAGGATAGTGATACTGAAGATTTAAATGACATGTTGCACGACATTGGGACAGCACAATGGGGGGACAATTGGGCTGGTAGGGAAGAATCAACGGATGATAGTCTAAATGCGAATCATAGTGACACAGATAACTTTCTTAAATTGTTAGAAGATGCAAAAAAGGAGCTGTATCCAGGGAATCATTTTTACTCAAAGCTATCCTTTGTAGTCACTTTGCTCCATTTGAAAACAATGAGCGGGTGGACTATAAAGTCCTTCAATgcattgctggaaatttttaggCATGCACTACCTCCTGAAGCCACAGTTCCCAAGTCTTTTGCTGATGCTAAGAAGCTCATTCGAGACTTAGGTTTTAAATCTAAAAAAATCCATGCTTGTGTCAATGATTGTGTTCTCTTCCgcaaggaaaatgaaaattttgacacTTGTCCAAATCTAAATTGTAAAGAACCTCGCTACAAGATGGCAGGTTCAAGAGTTCCACGCAAAGTTTTGCGTTACTTTCCTTTGAAGCCTAGGCTGCAACGATTATATACCCACAAAGAAATAGCTTCAGATATGAGATGGCATAAAGAAAAGTGTGTGCATGATGATAACATCATGCGGCATCCAGCAGACAGTGAAGCATGGAAACACTTTGATAGGTTGCATCCGGACTTCGCCGTTGATCCTAGAAATGTGAGGTTAGGTCTTGCAACTGATGGTTTCAATCCTTTTGGGACCATGAGTAGTGCTTATAGCATCTGGCCTATTTATCTAGTGCCATACAATCTGTCCCCTTGGAAGTGTATGAGagatcctttctttttcctatcAATGCTAATTCCTGGGCCTAAATCCCCGGGAAATGAGATTGATGTTTACATGGAGACTCTAATAGATGAACTGAATGAAATGTGGCTTGGTGTTGAAACATATGATGCATATAGTGGCAAGAAATTTGACCTCCGGGCAGCTTTACTATGGACTATAAATGATTTTCCAGCTTATGCAATGCTGTCCGGATGGAGTACGAAAGGGTATCAAGCATGTCCTATTTGCATGGTTGAGACAACTTGCGTACATTTACCACACCGAAAAAAGTTGTGTTACACAGGTCATCGCCGCTTCTTACCCATTGACCATTCTTGGCGGCGAGAAAAAAAACCTTTCAATGGCAATGTGGACTTTAGGAATCCTGTTGCACCTTTATctggaaatgaaattttggatcaGGTGCAAAATATGGAGGTAAATTTTGGGAAGACCAAGGCGCAATCCAATGCAAAGAAATGCAAGCGTTCTAAGAGTGGTTTGAACTGGACAAAGAAAAGTTGTTTCTTTGAGTTACCATATTGGGCAGACCTCCTTCTTAGGCATAATTTGGATTTAATGCATGTGTCAAAAAATGTCTCAGAGACTGTCATTGCCACAATTATGGATATTGAAAACAAAACCAAAGACCACTGGTTGTGtcatcaagatttgaaggattTGGGTTTGAAAAAAGAGCTACATTTGATTCCAAATGGCGACTCTTATATCATGCCACATGCCTGTTATAGCCTAACCaaggaggagaaaaaaaaagtatgtgAGTTCTTGAATTCTGTCAAATATCCAGATGGGTTTGCCTCAAACATTTGCCGATGTATAAAGAATGGCTAGTTTCAAATTTCTGGAATGAAAAGTCATGACTTCCACATTTTTATACAAAGGCTACTCCCACTTGCAATCCGtggaagtttaacaaaagaagTTCGGCAAGTGCTATTCGAGTTAAGTGAATTCTTCAAAAAATTATGTGCTAGAACATTACATAGAGAGGTTCTGGAGGAGTTAGGCCAAAAAATTGCAGTCATCTTATGTAAATTAGAGAGGTTGTTCCCTCCAGTTTCTTCGATATAATGATGCACTTGATGGTTCACTTGCCTGCTGAAGCTATCCTTGGCGGTCCAGCTCAATATCGTTGGATGTTCCCATTTGAGAGGTAGAGAGTTGTACATATAGccttgtaagtttttttttattaaagacCACTGCAATCttctaatttcttttattttcctttgagAAAGACATATGGCAGTGCTGAAAAGTTATGTTGGGAATAAGGCCCGGCCAGAGGGATGCATTGCTGAGCGGTACATAGATAAAGAATGCTTGACATTCTGCTCTATGTACCTAGACAATATTGATATGATATTCAACAAGCCTGAACGAAACAATGATAGGGGATATAATACTGGTGAATTGTCCATTTTTTCATGCCCTGGTCGTCCATTTGGAGGGCCCAAAAGGGGCAATTTCCTTGACTCAGAGCTGgaaaaaattcatacatttatatTGAACAATTGTGATGAGCTTGAGGACTATATAAAGTAAGCTTTTAATGTTAATTAAAGCTTGTACCTTTATTCTATATTTTGATATGTTCATAAAAAATTTATGGGTTTATTGTTTTTGTCTATAGTGCGGATAAAATGGAGTTGGAGACAGAGAGTGCTgaaaatgtggaccaaaggcACGATAGAGAATTTGCAAAATGGGTTAAACAGTGTGTATGTTTGTAGTGTCATTTGGACAGCCTACTTTTTTTATCTCTAATACAATAAATTACTGATTTAGGTGAAATTGTCCTTACTAGGTTATGTATGGCAGTGAGGCTTCCAATGGCGAGCTTCGAGCATTAGCATTTGGGCTAGACAACCGAGTTTGCATGTATACGGGCTGCATGGTTAATGGGTATAGGTTTCACACGGAAAATCGGGAAAGGCAAAGAAAGACTCAAAACAGTGGTATTGTAGTTAGAGGTGAGCATGGTAACAATATGATCGATTTTTATGGTG
Encoded proteins:
- the LOC113782374 gene encoding uncharacterized protein LOC113782374, with the protein product MDKTWMKISNRKDKAYELGVKISSIVEDHLLTQGIRKSYTRWIHHGEQFRHQNCGDSTKHGDGEEDSDTEDLNDMLHDIGTAQWGDNWAGREESTDDSLNANHSDTDNFLKLLEDAKKELYPGNHFYSKLSFVVTLLHLKTMSGWTIKSFNALLEIFRHALPPEATVPKSFADAKKLIRDLGFKSKKIHACVNDCVLFRKENENFDTCPNLNCKEPRYKMAGSRVPRKVLRYFPLKPRLQRLYTHKEIASDMRWHKEKCVHDDNIMRHPADSEAWKHFDRLHPDFAVDPRNVRLGLATDGFNPFGTMSSAYSIWPIYLVPYNLSPWKCMRDPFFFLSMLIPGPKSPGNEIDVYMETLIDELNEMWLGVETYDAYSGKKFDLRAALLWTINDFPAYAMLSGWSTKGYQACPICMVETTCVHLPHRKKLCYTGHRRFLPIDHSWRREKKPFNGNVDFRNPVAPLSGNEILDQVQNMEVNFGKTKAQSNAKKCKRSKSGLNWTKKSCFFELPYWADLLLRHNLDLMHVSKNVSETVIATIMDIENKTKDHWLCHQDLKDLGLKKELHLIPNGDSYIMPHACYSLTKEEKKKVCEFLNSVKYPDGFASNICRCIKNG